A single genomic interval of Polaribacter vadi harbors:
- a CDS encoding four helix bundle protein has protein sequence MYVFSFEKLKVWQEAIDFSVEIYNLTKSFPSDEKFGVTSQLKRASNSISANIAEGTSRITNKDKAHFSTIAFSSTMEVLNHIILCNKLQFINDEIYLELRKRIYKISNMLNALRKSQLNS, from the coding sequence ATGTACGTATTTTCATTCGAAAAATTAAAAGTTTGGCAGGAAGCAATTGACTTTTCTGTAGAAATATATAATTTAACAAAAAGTTTTCCTTCGGATGAAAAGTTTGGAGTTACAAGTCAGTTAAAAAGAGCGTCAAATTCAATTTCTGCAAATATTGCAGAAGGCACATCAAGAATTACAAATAAAGATAAAGCACATTTTTCAACAATTGCATTTAGCTCTACAATGGAAGTTTTAAATCATATAATTCTATGTAATAAGCTTCAATTTATAAATGATGAAATTTATTTAGAATTAAGAAAAAGAATTTATAAAATATCAAATATGTTAAATGCTTTAAGAAAATCACAATTAAACAGTTAA
- a CDS encoding BatD family protein, producing MKKSNIYKGFQSSEKYTQAKCSLSFGKREREIGFFLFLFCGFVTFAQNSVVKSQVETSRIRIGEQFTYRISVNETDNVILPKLELKGLEVIDSAKIDTLNNMLIQKYILTGFDSGAFYIPQQQVFVKNQAYLTDSLLINVATVAIDTTKIKKFPIKSIKKEPYTFDDFKMYIYLLIAALLIIGFWIYWFVIRKRKLEEDEPTYIALPPYEEAMHKLGELDDKLLWQNNKVKEYYIELTEIIRGYIERELKVPALEKTTDEIIETLNDFHDANTINTNKETLRKLKALLQEADLVKFAKSKPLAPEIEEDRKDAEEVVHNLKPKPISKDEELE from the coding sequence TTGAAAAAAAGTAATATATATAAAGGTTTTCAGTCAAGTGAAAAATACACACAAGCCAAGTGCTCTCTCTCTTTTGGAAAGAGAGAGAGAGAGATAGGTTTTTTTCTTTTTCTTTTTTGTGGTTTTGTCACTTTTGCTCAAAATTCGGTAGTAAAGTCGCAAGTTGAAACTTCTAGAATTAGAATTGGGGAACAGTTTACATATAGAATTTCTGTAAATGAAACCGATAATGTAATTCTGCCAAAACTTGAGTTAAAAGGCTTAGAAGTTATAGATTCTGCTAAAATAGATACTTTAAATAATATGCTTATTCAGAAGTATATTTTAACGGGTTTTGATAGCGGTGCGTTTTATATTCCTCAACAACAAGTATTCGTAAAAAACCAGGCATATTTAACAGATTCTTTGTTAATAAACGTTGCTACAGTTGCAATAGACACTACAAAAATTAAAAAATTCCCAATAAAATCTATCAAAAAAGAACCATATACGTTTGATGATTTTAAAATGTACATCTATTTATTAATAGCAGCTTTATTAATTATTGGTTTCTGGATTTATTGGTTTGTAATCAGAAAAAGAAAACTTGAAGAAGATGAACCTACTTACATTGCATTACCTCCTTATGAGGAAGCAATGCATAAATTAGGCGAATTAGACGATAAATTATTATGGCAAAATAATAAAGTTAAAGAGTACTATATTGAGTTGACAGAAATAATTCGTGGTTATATAGAGCGTGAATTAAAAGTACCTGCTTTAGAAAAAACTACGGATGAAATTATTGAAACTTTGAATGATTTCCATGATGCAAACACGATTAATACAAATAAAGAAACCCTTAGAAAATTAAAAGCTTTATTACAAGAAGCAGATTTAGTAAAATTTGCAAAATCGAAACCATTAGCTCCAGAAATAGAGGAAGATAGAAAAGACGCTGAAGAAGTAGTTCATAATTTGAAACCAAAACCAATTAGCAAAGATGAAGAACTGGAGTAA
- a CDS encoding vWA domain-containing protein has translation MKNWSNFEFLNPEFLWLLILIPLLAVWYFFVRKKDAAVLTVPSIKGFKTKSSIISKLKPILGLLRLLALAAIIIALARPRNVSVSKKTKSNKGIDIVMAIDVSASMLARDLKPNRLEALKKVAVDFVDRRPNDRIGIVVYAGESFTQTPITSDKGIVKRTISSLQWGQLDGGTAIGMGLGSGVNRLKESKAKSKVIILLTDGVNNSGNIDPRTATELAKELGIKVYTIGIGTNGMADFPWSKDPRTGLLNFRKQQVEIDEALLKDIAKETNGKYFRATDNETLKEIYDEIDKLEKTKIEEFKYYNYQEMYRDLVFLALGFLLLEFLLRNTLFKSFI, from the coding sequence ATGAAGAACTGGAGTAATTTTGAATTTCTAAATCCTGAGTTTTTATGGCTGCTGATATTAATTCCTTTATTAGCTGTTTGGTATTTCTTTGTCCGTAAAAAAGATGCTGCTGTTTTAACAGTACCAAGCATTAAAGGTTTTAAAACAAAGTCGTCTATTATATCAAAATTAAAACCAATTTTAGGGCTTTTAAGATTATTGGCTTTGGCAGCTATTATTATTGCTTTAGCAAGACCAAGAAATGTATCTGTTAGTAAAAAAACAAAATCTAACAAAGGTATAGATATTGTTATGGCCATTGATGTTTCTGCAAGTATGTTGGCTAGGGATTTAAAACCAAATAGATTAGAAGCTTTAAAGAAAGTTGCAGTAGATTTTGTTGATAGAAGACCAAATGACAGAATAGGTATTGTGGTTTATGCAGGAGAAAGTTTTACACAAACGCCTATTACAAGCGATAAAGGAATCGTAAAACGTACCATTTCTAGTTTGCAATGGGGCCAATTAGATGGTGGAACTGCCATTGGAATGGGTTTAGGTTCTGGTGTAAACAGGTTAAAAGAAAGCAAAGCAAAAAGTAAAGTAATTATTTTATTAACTGATGGTGTAAATAATTCAGGAAATATAGACCCAAGAACTGCTACAGAATTGGCAAAAGAATTAGGTATAAAGGTTTATACAATAGGAATTGGCACAAATGGAATGGCAGATTTCCCTTGGAGTAAAGATCCAAGAACTGGACTTTTAAATTTTAGAAAACAACAAGTAGAAATAGATGAAGCCTTGTTAAAAGACATTGCAAAAGAAACCAATGGAAAGTATTTTAGAGCAACAGATAATGAAACTTTAAAAGAAATTTATGATGAGATAGATAAACTTGAAAAAACAAAAATAGAAGAATTTAAATATTATAATTATCAAGAAATGTATAGAGATTTAGTCTTTTTAGCACTTGGTTTTTTACTATTAGAATTCTTGTTGAGAAATACGTTATTTAAAAGTTTTATATAA
- a CDS encoding DUF58 domain-containing protein yields MDTKEILKKVRKIEIKTKRLSNDIFGGEYHSSFKGRGMTFSEVRQYQFGDDVRAIDWNVTARYNEPYIKVFEEERELTMLLMVDVSGSESFGTINQFKKDTVTEIAATLAFSATQNNDKVGLILFSDDIELFIPPKKGKSHVLRIIRELIEFKPKSKKTNISVALKFLSSVMKKRAIVFMLSDFMDDDYEKTAKIASKKHDLTGIRVYDKHDEEIPNLGMVPMLDAETGAIQYVNTSSKSTRNSYKANALRLTDYYLNTFKRSGAGTINTRVDESYVKKLLGYFKYKGK; encoded by the coding sequence ATGGATACAAAAGAAATACTAAAAAAAGTTCGTAAAATAGAAATTAAGACAAAACGCTTGTCTAATGATATTTTTGGAGGTGAATACCACTCCTCTTTTAAAGGACGAGGTATGACTTTTTCTGAAGTTCGCCAATATCAATTTGGAGATGATGTAAGAGCAATTGATTGGAATGTTACTGCACGTTATAACGAACCTTATATTAAAGTTTTTGAAGAAGAACGCGAATTAACAATGCTATTAATGGTAGATGTTTCTGGTTCAGAATCTTTTGGAACTATCAATCAATTTAAAAAAGATACAGTTACAGAAATTGCTGCAACTTTAGCTTTTTCTGCAACTCAAAATAACGATAAAGTTGGTTTGATTCTTTTTTCTGATGATATTGAACTTTTTATTCCTCCAAAAAAAGGAAAAAGTCATGTGTTACGAATTATTAGAGAGTTAATTGAGTTTAAACCAAAAAGTAAAAAAACAAATATTAGTGTCGCTTTAAAATTTTTATCAAGTGTGATGAAAAAAAGAGCCATCGTTTTTATGCTGTCGGATTTTATGGATGATGATTATGAAAAAACAGCAAAAATAGCCAGTAAAAAACACGATTTAACAGGAATAAGAGTCTATGATAAACATGATGAGGAAATTCCTAATTTAGGAATGGTGCCAATGTTAGATGCAGAAACTGGCGCAATTCAGTATGTAAATACATCATCAAAATCAACAAGAAACAGTTACAAAGCAAACGCATTAAGACTTACTGATTATTACCTAAATACATTTAAAAGAAGTGGTGCAGGTACTATTAATACAAGAGTTGACGAGAGTTACGTTAAAAAATTATTAGGTTATTTTAAATACAAAGGGAAATAG
- a CDS encoding tetratricopeptide repeat protein, translated as MKKVLFLLLIIANSVVAQNAESLFSTANDLYKNNKYEEAIELYKKIETQGMISSELYYNLGNSYYKLNKVGPSIYYYEKALKINPLNEDVQNNLVFAKRLALDNIEELPKTVFQKFKINYLQKLSYNQWAMILVGFSFLGSFFFLLFYFAHTPSKKRFYFVSFSLSFIFLFITLFITLNQYSFYKNNKEAIVFAEKTEVRNAPTFNSEEVFTLHEGTKVIVLDAIDNWKKIKLADGKIGWIIANEIKLIE; from the coding sequence ATGAAAAAGGTCCTTTTTTTATTGTTGATAATTGCCAACTCTGTAGTTGCTCAAAATGCTGAGAGTTTATTTTCTACTGCTAATGATTTATATAAAAATAACAAGTACGAAGAAGCTATAGAACTTTACAAAAAAATAGAAACCCAAGGAATGATTTCTTCTGAATTGTATTATAATCTTGGAAATTCTTACTACAAACTAAACAAAGTTGGCCCTTCTATTTATTATTATGAAAAAGCTTTAAAAATAAATCCTTTAAATGAAGATGTGCAAAACAATTTAGTTTTTGCTAAACGTTTGGCTTTAGATAATATTGAAGAATTACCAAAAACTGTTTTTCAAAAGTTTAAAATTAATTATTTACAAAAGCTTTCTTATAACCAATGGGCAATGATTCTTGTTGGCTTTTCCTTTTTGGGAAGTTTCTTTTTTCTTTTATTTTATTTTGCGCATACACCTTCAAAAAAACGTTTCTATTTTGTGAGTTTTTCACTTAGTTTTATCTTTTTATTTATTACTCTTTTTATTACTTTAAATCAATATTCCTTTTATAAAAATAACAAAGAAGCTATTGTTTTTGCAGAAAAAACAGAAGTAAGAAACGCACCAACTTTCAACTCAGAAGAAGTTTTTACCTTACATGAAGGCACAAAAGTTATTGTTTTAGATGCAATTGATAACTGGAAAAAGATTAAATTAGCAGATGGAAAAATAGGTTGGATTATTGCTAATGAGATAAAATTGATTGAATAA
- a CDS encoding AAA family ATPase, translated as MDVDVRAINEKIERESAFIDILTLEMNKVIVGQKQMIESLLIGLLGNGHILLEGVPGLAKTLAINTLAKAVDASFSRVQFTPDLLPADVVGTMIYNMKENDFAIKKGPIFANFVLADEINRAPAKVQSALLEAMQERQITIGDTTFKLDEPFLVMATQNPVEQEGTYPLPEAQVDRFMLKVVIDYPKLQDEQIIMRQNLTGGFATVNPVISVEQIIRARKAANEVYMDEKIEKYILDIIFATRYPEKYNLPELKDLISFGASPRGSINLARAAKCYAFIKRRGYVIPEDVRAVVFDVLRHRIGVTYEAEAENVTSVEIINLIINEVEVP; from the coding sequence ATGGATGTAGATGTAAGAGCTATTAATGAAAAAATAGAAAGAGAAAGTGCCTTTATAGACATTCTTACTCTAGAAATGAATAAAGTTATTGTTGGGCAAAAACAAATGATAGAAAGTTTGTTAATTGGCTTGCTTGGTAATGGACACATTTTACTAGAAGGTGTGCCTGGTTTAGCAAAAACACTTGCTATTAATACATTGGCTAAAGCTGTAGATGCTTCTTTTAGTAGAGTACAGTTTACGCCAGATTTATTACCTGCAGACGTTGTTGGAACCATGATTTATAACATGAAAGAAAACGACTTTGCTATTAAAAAGGGACCAATTTTTGCAAATTTTGTTTTAGCAGATGAGATTAACAGAGCTCCTGCAAAAGTACAGTCTGCTTTGTTAGAAGCGATGCAAGAACGCCAAATTACTATTGGTGATACTACTTTTAAATTAGATGAACCATTTTTAGTAATGGCAACTCAAAACCCTGTAGAACAAGAAGGAACGTATCCTTTACCAGAAGCACAGGTAGATAGATTTATGCTGAAAGTTGTTATTGATTATCCAAAATTACAAGACGAGCAAATTATTATGCGTCAGAATTTAACAGGCGGTTTTGCTACTGTAAATCCTGTAATTTCTGTTGAGCAAATTATTAGAGCAAGAAAAGCTGCTAACGAAGTTTATATGGATGAAAAAATTGAGAAATATATTCTTGATATCATCTTTGCAACTCGTTATCCAGAGAAATATAATTTACCAGAATTAAAAGATTTAATTAGTTTTGGAGCTTCTCCAAGAGGAAGTATCAACCTTGCAAGAGCAGCAAAATGTTACGCTTTTATTAAAAGAAGAGGCTATGTAATACCAGAAGATGTTAGAGCTGTTGTTTTTGATGTTTTACGTCACAGAATTGGTGTTACCTATGAAGCTGAAGCTGAAAATGTAACGTCTGTTGAGATTATCAACTTAATTATTAATGAAGTAGAAGTACCATAA
- a CDS encoding vWA domain-containing protein translates to MYRLEEPIYFYLLAIIPVMIVVFLLVLWWKKRTQRKFSNPELLEKLAPNSSTFKSSLKLLMLLLGIAFLVISLVNPKMGSKLQTVKREGVDIVFALDVSKSMLAEDIAPNRLEKAKQIISKIIDQLGSDRIGIIIYAGNAYPLLPITTDHAAANMFLQNANPDMVSSQGTAINEALELAKTYYNNDDQTNRFLIIISDGEDHQEETKQVAQNLNNEGVKIFTIGVGTERGGPIPMYLNNDMIGYKKDNQGETVITKRMPEVLQEIADVAKGNYIDGNVTENPVKIMADIIANAEKNEFETKQFSDYKDQFQWFLGIGIIFLLFDIFLFDKKTKWVRKVDLFNEEKTKK, encoded by the coding sequence ATGTATCGTTTAGAAGAACCAATTTATTTTTATTTATTAGCAATCATTCCTGTAATGATTGTTGTTTTTCTATTGGTTTTATGGTGGAAAAAAAGAACACAACGTAAATTTTCTAATCCAGAATTATTAGAAAAATTAGCTCCAAATTCATCAACCTTTAAATCGAGTTTAAAGCTGTTGATGTTACTCTTAGGAATTGCTTTTTTAGTAATTTCTTTGGTAAATCCAAAAATGGGTTCAAAATTACAAACCGTAAAAAGAGAAGGTGTAGATATTGTGTTTGCTTTAGATGTTTCTAAAAGTATGCTAGCAGAAGATATTGCTCCTAACAGACTAGAAAAAGCGAAACAAATCATTTCAAAAATTATAGATCAATTAGGTTCAGATAGAATTGGAATTATAATTTACGCTGGTAATGCATATCCACTTTTACCAATCACTACAGATCATGCAGCTGCCAATATGTTTTTGCAAAATGCAAATCCAGATATGGTTTCTAGCCAAGGAACAGCTATAAATGAAGCTTTAGAACTTGCAAAAACGTATTACAATAATGATGATCAAACCAACAGGTTTTTAATTATTATTTCTGATGGTGAAGATCATCAAGAAGAAACAAAACAAGTGGCACAGAATTTGAATAATGAGGGTGTAAAGATATTTACTATTGGAGTTGGTACAGAAAGAGGTGGCCCAATCCCAATGTATTTAAATAACGATATGATTGGTTACAAAAAAGATAACCAAGGAGAAACTGTAATTACCAAAAGAATGCCTGAAGTTTTACAGGAAATTGCAGACGTTGCAAAAGGTAATTATATAGATGGTAATGTTACTGAAAACCCTGTAAAAATAATGGCAGACATTATTGCAAATGCAGAAAAAAATGAATTTGAAACCAAACAATTTTCAGATTATAAAGATCAGTTTCAATGGTTTTTAGGAATAGGTATTATATTTTTACTTTTTGATATTTTCTTGTTTGATAAAAAAACAAAATGGGTGAGAAAAGTAGATTTATTTAACGAAGAAAAAACGAAAAAATAA
- a CDS encoding tetratricopeptide repeat protein, with the protein MKTYLNILIVFLMIFSSNKIIAQKDSTALQRKARKMVREGNKLYSQNQFTDASVAYKKALGNNANYDKASYNLGNAMYQNKNFKEAVPQYELSAKTAEDKFSKAEAYHNLGNTMMETKNYQGAVNAYKNSLRNNPNDDETRYNLAVAQKMLDKENQDNKDDKDNKDNKDKDKKDKDDKDKDKDKKEGDDEKDKKDDGKDDKDKDGKDEKDKNKDQKDDPKKDDKDQKPKQQQGKMSPEQIKQLLESLNNEEKKTQKKMNAQKAKGKKVKQEKDW; encoded by the coding sequence ATGAAAACATACTTAAATATACTTATTGTGTTCTTAATGATCTTTTCATCAAATAAAATTATTGCACAAAAAGATTCAACTGCTTTACAACGTAAAGCTAGAAAAATGGTTAGAGAAGGTAATAAATTGTACAGCCAAAATCAATTTACAGATGCTTCTGTAGCCTATAAAAAAGCGTTAGGAAATAATGCTAATTATGACAAAGCAAGTTATAATTTAGGAAACGCAATGTATCAAAATAAAAATTTTAAAGAAGCTGTTCCTCAATACGAATTATCAGCAAAAACAGCAGAAGATAAGTTTTCAAAAGCAGAAGCTTACCATAATCTTGGCAACACAATGATGGAAACTAAAAACTATCAAGGTGCTGTAAATGCTTATAAAAATTCTTTAAGAAACAATCCTAATGATGATGAAACTCGTTATAATTTAGCAGTTGCTCAAAAAATGCTTGATAAAGAAAATCAAGATAATAAAGACGACAAAGATAACAAGGACAATAAAGACAAGGATAAAAAAGACAAAGACGATAAAGATAAGGACAAAGACAAAAAAGAGGGAGATGATGAAAAGGATAAGAAAGATGATGGAAAAGACGATAAAGATAAAGACGGAAAAGACGAAAAGGATAAAAATAAAGATCAGAAAGACGATCCTAAAAAGGATGATAAAGATCAAAAGCCTAAACAGCAACAAGGAAAAATGTCTCCTGAACAAATTAAGCAGTTGTTAGAAAGCTTAAATAACGAGGAAAAAAAGACACAAAAGAAAATGAATGCTCAAAAAGCAAAAGGTAAAAAAGTAAAACAGGAAAAAGATTGGTAA
- a CDS encoding BatD family protein, whose amino-acid sequence MDLKDYFTKSALKVTFFPNMEFRKGYLFLIFSFLTFSVFAQQAELEVNVSKNKLGLNQRLRIEFSINKQGADDFTPPKFSDFKVIQGPSQSVSQSWINGKVSFSQSYTYILQPTRKGELIIDAASIKINGTTLNSKMIKIIVLDAIDVPENPNDPNYIAEQNIHLVAEISKSKPYVGEGIYVEYRLYVSENISVYDTSVTEAPQYNGFWNQEIKINGFPVKMGKYNGENYRYIVLQKALLIPTKTGRLTLDPMKMDITIGVPTGRADFFGNVITKNIRKEFSSPKKVISPESLPFEGKPENFTGAVGQFNFDVSLSKDILKANESSQIKVVVSGKGNLKLFELPTVETPAELEKYQPERKENVRITTDGLSGSVTDSYTVVPQYKGKYKIPNVSFSYFNPDTKKYNTINTEDLYVDVTEGKELLTNNANSAEKKNVVTTGNNFRYIQTQSTFTTSENNDFYKSYLFYILLLLPLAIIPIGIIIAKNNEKRNSDLVGLKLRKAERLAKKYLSEAQKQLGKKEAFYESLERALHNYLKAKLNIEIVDISKENIAKILEKRNVNETSIKQFIDVLKASDFARYTPVTDTEMKQEFERAKQVIVELDKQL is encoded by the coding sequence ATGGATTTAAAAGATTATTTCACAAAGTCAGCATTAAAGGTTACTTTCTTTCCAAATATGGAATTTAGAAAGGGCTATTTGTTTCTTATATTTAGCTTCCTTACATTTTCTGTTTTTGCACAACAAGCAGAATTAGAAGTAAATGTTAGTAAAAATAAATTGGGTTTAAACCAGCGTTTACGAATAGAATTTTCTATAAATAAACAAGGTGCAGACGATTTTACACCTCCAAAATTTAGTGACTTTAAAGTTATTCAAGGCCCAAGCCAATCTGTTAGCCAATCTTGGATTAATGGAAAAGTAAGTTTTTCTCAATCTTACACTTATATTTTACAACCTACAAGAAAAGGCGAATTGATTATTGATGCTGCAAGTATTAAAATTAATGGAACTACATTAAACTCTAAGATGATAAAAATTATTGTTTTAGATGCTATTGATGTTCCTGAAAACCCTAATGATCCAAATTATATTGCAGAACAAAACATTCATTTAGTAGCAGAAATTTCTAAATCTAAACCTTATGTTGGCGAAGGTATTTATGTAGAATATAGATTGTACGTAAGTGAAAATATAAGCGTTTATGACACTTCTGTAACTGAAGCTCCACAATATAATGGTTTTTGGAATCAAGAAATTAAAATAAATGGTTTTCCTGTTAAAATGGGAAAATACAATGGAGAAAATTATAGATATATCGTGCTTCAAAAAGCATTGTTGATTCCAACAAAAACGGGTAGACTTACGTTAGATCCAATGAAAATGGATATTACAATTGGAGTACCAACAGGAAGAGCAGATTTTTTTGGAAACGTAATTACCAAAAATATAAGAAAAGAATTTTCTTCGCCAAAAAAAGTAATTAGTCCAGAAAGCCTTCCTTTTGAAGGAAAACCAGAAAATTTTACTGGAGCTGTTGGTCAATTTAACTTTGATGTTTCTTTAAGTAAAGATATTTTAAAAGCAAACGAATCTTCTCAAATAAAAGTAGTGGTTTCTGGAAAAGGAAACTTAAAATTATTTGAATTGCCTACTGTAGAAACACCTGCTGAATTAGAAAAATATCAACCAGAAAGAAAAGAAAATGTAAGAATTACAACTGATGGTTTGAGTGGTTCTGTAACAGATTCTTATACAGTTGTTCCTCAATATAAAGGTAAATATAAAATACCAAATGTATCTTTCTCTTATTTTAATCCTGATACAAAAAAATACAATACTATAAATACTGAAGATTTATATGTAGATGTTACTGAGGGTAAAGAATTATTAACAAATAATGCTAATTCTGCTGAAAAGAAAAATGTTGTAACAACAGGTAATAATTTTAGGTATATACAAACTCAAAGCACTTTTACAACCTCTGAAAATAACGATTTTTACAAATCGTACCTATTCTATATTTTATTATTACTTCCTTTAGCTATTATACCTATAGGAATTATCATTGCCAAAAACAATGAGAAACGTAATAGTGATCTTGTGGGGCTTAAGTTGAGAAAAGCTGAAAGATTAGCTAAAAAATATTTATCTGAAGCACAAAAGCAATTGGGTAAAAAAGAAGCTTTTTACGAATCTTTAGAGCGTGCTTTACATAATTATTTAAAAGCAAAATTAAATATAGAAATTGTTGATATCAGTAAAGAAAATATTGCTAAAATTCTAGAGAAAAGAAATGTTAATGAAACCTCTATCAAGCAATTTATAGATGTATTAAAAGCTTCCGATTTTGCACGATATACGCCTGTAACAGATACTGAAATGAAGCAAGAATTTGAGAGAGCAAAACAAGTAATCGTTGAATTAGATAAACAGTTATAA